From the Amycolatopsis thermoflava N1165 genome, one window contains:
- a CDS encoding F0F1 ATP synthase subunit gamma — translation MMAQLRELRAKIRATKSIGKITKAMELIATSRIGRAQARVEASRPYAEEITKVLSALAGGAASLDDPFLVERPDPKRAAVLVVTSDKGLCGGYNTNVLRATEELLSLLRSEGKEPQVYVIGGKGLNYYRFRNREVVDSWTGFSDQPHYENAAAAGETLTKAFLAGADDDANGPGEDGVLGVDEVHIVYTEFKSMLTQTPVAKRMAPLEVEYVEDGAEGAAQPGEILPAYEFEPSADRLLSALLPKYINTRIFSALLESAASELAARRTAMKSASDNASELVETYTRLANQARQAQITQEISEIVGGADALAAVGSDE, via the coding sequence CTGATGGCGCAACTTCGCGAGCTCCGGGCAAAGATCCGGGCGACGAAATCGATCGGCAAGATCACCAAGGCGATGGAACTGATCGCCACCTCGCGGATCGGCCGTGCCCAGGCACGCGTCGAGGCTTCGCGCCCGTACGCCGAGGAGATCACCAAGGTGCTCTCCGCCCTGGCGGGCGGGGCCGCGAGCCTCGACGACCCGTTCCTCGTCGAGCGGCCCGACCCGAAGCGGGCGGCCGTGCTGGTGGTGACCAGTGACAAGGGCCTGTGCGGTGGTTACAACACCAACGTGCTGCGGGCCACCGAGGAGCTGCTCTCGCTGCTGCGCTCGGAGGGCAAGGAGCCCCAGGTCTACGTCATCGGCGGCAAGGGCCTGAACTACTACCGGTTCCGCAACCGCGAGGTCGTCGACAGCTGGACCGGCTTCTCGGACCAGCCGCACTACGAGAACGCCGCCGCCGCGGGCGAGACGCTGACCAAGGCGTTCCTCGCCGGCGCGGACGACGACGCGAACGGGCCGGGCGAGGACGGCGTCCTCGGCGTGGACGAGGTGCACATCGTGTACACCGAGTTCAAGTCGATGCTGACCCAGACCCCGGTCGCCAAGCGGATGGCGCCCCTCGAGGTCGAGTACGTGGAAGACGGCGCGGAGGGCGCCGCTCAGCCCGGCGAGATCCTCCCGGCGTACGAGTTCGAGCCCAGCGCGGACCGGCTGCTGTCGGCCCTGCTGCCGAAGTACATCAACACGCGGATCTTTTCGGCTCTGCTCGAGTCGGCCGCTTCCGAGCTGGCCGCCCGGCGCACCGCCATGAAGTCGGCGTCGGACAACGCCAGCGAGCTGGTGGAGACCTACACCCGGCTGGCGAACCAGGCGCGGCAGGCCCAGATCACGCAGGAGATCAGCGAAATCGTCGGT